The following proteins come from a genomic window of Paramisgurnus dabryanus chromosome 19, PD_genome_1.1, whole genome shotgun sequence:
- the LOC135775795 gene encoding 4-galactosyl-N-acetylglucosaminide 3-alpha-L-fucosyltransferase 9-like: MTSIPTSKGTQNIAIAVFLLACFAAIFCVYYKPTTSWLKCPVAQIHKDNISAEMCFSALKIQNYIYVDNNCTVTLDTKRIQQLHNNIITTTPTTNTTTTTMPKPLTTAMKDPEIIILIWMWPFGGSFNLSPCTNYNIEGCRLTADKSLYNQAHGVMFHHRDIRGDLSNMPKEPRPAFQKWVWWNMESPTNSGKYPGLNNLFNLTSSYRRDSDVPVTYGSLVEATDEEKNYTIPHKDKLVCWIVSNYNANYKRSKYFNELSKYITIEAYGRHFNRHISKEEYAKTMASCKFYLSFENSIHKDYMTEKLYSPLFYGTVPVVLGPSRENYEQFVPSGAFIHVDDFPSPKELAEFLKHLDQNEDLYKHYFTWRENFVVKGGQFGRDHACQSCEHIRRFKNYRVVNNLNSWYFV, translated from the coding sequence ATGACTTCTATTCCTACCTCCAAAGGGACCCAGAACATTGCAATCGCTGTCTTTTTGTTGGCATGTTTTGCTGCAATATTCTGCGTGTACTATAAACCAACTACAAGCTGGTTGAAATGTCCTGTTGCTCAAATCCATAAAGATAACATCAGTGCAGAAATGTGCTTCAGTGCTCTTAAGATACAGAACTACATTTATGTAGACAACAACTGCACTGTCACCTTGGACACAAAAAGGATTCAACAACTACACAACAATATCATAACAACTACACCAACAAccaatacaacaacaacaacaatgccCAAACCTCTGACTACAGCAATGAAAGATCCAGAGATTATTATATTAATCTGGATGTGGCCTTTTGGTGGTTCTTTTAACCTGAGCCCCTGTACAAACTACAACATTGAAGGCTGCCGACTAACAGCTGACAAAAGTCTGTATAACCAAGCTCACGGTGTTATGTTTCATCACAGAGACATTCGTGGAGATTTATCCAATATGCCAAAAGAACCACGACCAGCCTTCCAGAAATGGGTTTGGTGGAATATGGAGTCTCCAACCAATTCAGGGAAATATCCTGGGCTAAATAATCTGTTCAATTTGACTTCAAGTTACCGCCGAGATTCTGACGTTCCAGTAACCTACGGTTCATTGGTAGAGGCCACGGATGAGGAAAAAAATTACACAATACCACACAAGGATAAATTAGTCTGTTGGATAGTAAGCAACTACAATGCAAACTATAAACGATCAAAATACTTTAATGAGTTATCGAAGTATATTACAATAGAAGCCTACGGTAGACACTTTAACAGACACATTAGTAAGGAAGAATACGCAAAAACGATGGCTAGTTGTAAATTCTACCTTTCATTTGAGAATTCCATTCATAAAGACTACATGACCGAAAAGTTGTACAGCCCTCTCTTCTATGGCACGGTTCCTGTGGTTCTTGGCCCGTCTAGAGAGAACTACGAGCAGTTTGTCCCAAGTGGAGCATTTATTCATGTTGATGATTTCCCTTCCCCGAAAGAATTGGCAGAGTTTCTGAAACACCTGGACCAAAATGAAGACCTCTACAAACACTACTTTACATGGAGAGAAAATTTTGTTGTAAAGGGCGGCCAATTTGGTCGTGATCATGCCTGTCAGTCTTGTGAACATATTCGAAGGTTTAAGAACTACAGAGTAGTGAACAATCTTAACAGCTGGTATTTTGTTTGA